In Cydia amplana chromosome 13, ilCydAmpl1.1, whole genome shotgun sequence, a single genomic region encodes these proteins:
- the LOC134653384 gene encoding brachyurin-like has product MRVLLFGLALVAVAAASMLPAAEPVLRYHEAVGIPHAARIKEVEDQYFANHDEDAPVDPRIVGGVVAATGAHPYLAGLVISLVNIAGQSACGSSLLTANRLVTAAHCWFDGSMQAWQFEVVLGSNWLFLGGTRVSTSQVVTHPSWTPSTLANDVAMIYLPTNVPLSSVIQPIALPSTTQLWDQFVGLWSTAAGYGKTSDLQAGVSTASVVSQVSLQVISVAQCQLTFGHWVLDSNVCTNGIGGVGICGGDSGGPLVVNSNGQNILVGISSFVAAAGCQLGHPSAFARVTSFYSFIVSHL; this is encoded by the exons ATGCGGGTTCTGTTGTTCGGTTTGGCTCTAGTGGCGGTGGCGGCGGCCTCGATGCTGCCCGCAGCCGAGCCGGTCCTGCGGTACCACGAAGCCGTGGGCATCCCTCACGCGGCCAGGATCAAGGAGGTGGAAGACCAGTACTTCGCCAACCATGATGAAGACGCGCCAGTGGACCCTCGCATCGTGGGAGGAGTTGTTGCTGCAACCGGTGCTCATCCTTACTTG GCCGGGCTCGTCATCAGCCTCGTCAATATAGCTGGCCAGTCTGCCTGCGGCTCGTCACTCCTCACCGCCAACCGGCTGGTCACCGCGGCGCACTGCTGGTTCGACGGCAGCATGCAGGCCTGGCAGTTCGAGGTGGTCCTGGGCTCCAATTGGTTGTTCCTCGGCGGTACTAGGGTCTCCACGTCGCAGGTCGTCACGCATCCGTCGTGGACCCCTTCAACGCTGGCCAATGATGTTGCTATGATCTATCTACCTACCAATGTACCCTTGTCAT CTGTTATCCAGCCCATCGCCTTGCCATCCACCACCCAACTGTGGGACCAATTTGTGGGTCTGTGGTCAACCGCTGCTGGCTACGGCAAGACCAGTGACT TACAAGCCGGCGTGTCGACGGCCTCCGTGGTGAGCCAAGTGTCCCTGCAAGTGATCTCGGTGGCGCAGTGCCAACTCACTTTCGGCCACTGGGTTCTCGACAGTAACGTCTGCACCAACGGTATCGGCGGCGTCGGCATCTGCGGCGGCGACTCCGGCGGCCCGCTGGTCGTTAATTCCAACGGACAGAATATTTTG GTGGGCATCAGCTCGTTTGTGGCCGCAGCCGGTTGCCAGCTCGGCCACCCCTCGGCCTTCGCCAGGGTCACCAGCTTCTACAGCTTCATAGTCAGCCATCTGTAA